Part of the Synergistaceae bacterium genome, ATTCACGATATTTCCGAGCCCTGAATTTTGCATGTATACGGCCGCAAATTGCCCGGTTGCCAAATTATAACCTGCTGCTATGGCCGCCGCATTGCCCTCGTTCGCTGCTATTATGTGATGATTGTTATTATTCATTCCATAAGTATTTATTAAATAATTGCACAGTGCTTTTAACTGGCTGTCAGGGACTCCCGTGTAGAAATCGCAATTTATAACCTCAACAAAATTTTTAACGTCCATTAATTCAATATCTCCCTGTATAAATTTTTTATAGTGAATAAATCTAATTTTGCCGGAAAATTCTTTAATCGTTCAGGATTCACGCTTGCTGATAATATATTAATTTCCTGTTCGTTCGCTTCCGGGATCTCTAGGCCAAGACGCATAAATATGGCACTAAATTTTTCGGCTGCTTTTTCCGGACTCCCGCAATTCATGCAAGCTGCTATATCATTCAGGACGGGCAAATTTTCATGTTTTATCAGCCACTTGAATAATACCCGGTTGCACAATGCCGCCGCGTGTCCGTGTGCAATATTATATAACCCCGTGATTTTGTAGCACATTGCGTGTCCTGCCGTAGTCTGAGCTAAATTAATTGCTTGACCTGCTAAATATGAATTCTTTAGCATTTCTTCAGGATTATATGAGCCCGGGTAATTCTCAAGCAAACGAGTTATATTTGTGAGAGCTTCACGAGAAAATTTTTTGCTGGATTCGTCCGCGTTGACTGACCAGAAGGACTCTAAAGAATGCGAGAATGCGTCTAAGGCTGAAGATTTGCGATGATAATCGGGCAGATATTTTAACAATTCCGAGTCAAATAATACAGAGTCAGGGATTATTTTTTCGTCAGTGATTGATAACTTTTTGCCGCCCTCATAGAGCACCGCAAATTTTGTAGCCTCGCTGCCTGATCCTGCCGTCGTAGGAATAACAACAAGCATAGAGTCAGGATTATTCAACTTTACATATTTTGCTGTATCGATTGCAGAACCGCCCCCTACTGCTAATATAATGCCGCATTTATTGAGAGTGAAAAAATTACTTGCTGCCTTTGCGTCTTCTATTATGGGA contains:
- a CDS encoding phosphonoacetaldehyde reductase; protein product: MQQILNNYDELQRILQDKTILFIHGKSAEKFSRVYECLRDKRVFHFTSFTPNPIIEDAKAASNFFTLNKCGIILAVGGGSAIDTAKYVKLNNPDSMLVVIPTTAGSGSEATKFAVLYEGGKKLSITDEKIIPDSVLFDSELLKYLPDYHRKSSALDAFSHSLESFWSVNADESSKKFSREALTNITRLLENYPGSYNPEEMLKNSYLAGQAINLAQTTAGHAMCYKITGLYNIAHGHAAALCNRVLFKWLIKHENLPVLNDIAACMNCGSPEKAAEKFSAIFMRLGLEIPEANEQEINILSASVNPERLKNFPAKLDLFTIKNLYREILN